In Flavobacterium piscisymbiosum, the sequence AATTTGCAATGATGTTTTAAAATCTTTGCAGCAATAACGATTTTTGATTGTAAATTAAATGCAGTCTAAAATCGTTTTTTATTTAAACCATACTAATTTAGTAGAACTTACTTTTTCATTGTGTTATTTTTCTCATTCAAAAAGCTTATTTTTGTTGCAGAAAAATATTTAGCTGTTGTTTTAGCAAGAAATCTAAAATCAACAATCTAAAATCTAAAATATATATAAGTGCTTTCAAAGAAAACAAAATACGGCATTAAGGCTTTAACTTATTTGGCTAGACGTGAAAATAATGAACCTGTACAAATTGCCGAAATTGCTAAAAGTGAACATATTTCGATTAAATTCTTAGAAAGTATATTATTACTGCTTAGAAATTCTGGTTTCCTGGGAGCAAAAAAAGGTAAAGGCGGAGGTTATTATCTGATAAAAGATCCCAAAGATATCAGTATGGCTAAAGTGTACCGTATTCTAGAAGGTCCAATTGCTTTGCTGCCTTGTGCAAGTCATAATTTTTATGAAAGATGCGATGATTGCGATGACGAAACTACTTGTGCAGCAAGACGTTTAATGATGGAAGTTCGTGATAATACTTTAAAAATATTAGAAAGTAATTCTTTGGCAGATATTGCGTTTTAAAGAAAATTTTATACCATATTACTCAGGTAAGGCAATATAATTTTGCTTTATGTAAGTAGTTTTATAAGCTTATATTAAATGAACTTATACAGCTTATATGGTGGAGAAATTAAAAAATCAATTTATATCCGGCTAAGAAGAGCATTACTGCGATGGCGTTTCTTAAAAATAAATCAGGCACTTTTCCGCTTAACATACTTCCCATAAAAATTCCCGGAAGCGACCCTAATAATAGTTGCCCTAACAAGGCTAAATCTAAATTTCCCATTGAGGCATGACCAATTCCGGCAACAAGAGTTAGCGGAACGGCGTGAGCAATTTCGGTTCCTACCAAACGTGGCGTTGGTAAAAGCGGATATAGAAAAAACAAGGTAACTGTTCCTAAAGCTCCGGCACCAATAGATGTTAAGGTTACGGTTGCGCCCAATAATACCCCAATCCCGATAGTCAGCATGTTTTGAGTATGACTTTCGCTGTGAAATTTATCCCCCGCATGTTTTTGAGAATATACTAATAGTTTCTTTTTGAATAAAATGGCAATTGATGTAAAAAGCAATGCCCAGCCTAAACTGTATTTTATAACTGCATTTATTGTCGAAATATCTGTTTTAATGCTGTTTAATATCCACAGCGTTAGTAAAGCTGCAGGAACACTTCCTAAAGTAAGCCAGCCCGTAATTTTCCAATTGATGTTGCCTTTTTTGTGGTGTACAAATACGCCTCCCATTTTGGTAAAAGCAGCGTATAATAAATCGGTTCCAACGGCTGTGGTTGGTGGAATACCAAAATACAATAAAATAGGAGTCATTAAAGAACCGCCTCCAACACCTGTCAACCCCACTACAAAACCTACTGCCAAACCTGCAATTACAAGACCTATTTGAAAATCCATGAATAAAAATTTGCTGTAAAAATAAGAACAATTTTATAATAATCCGATGGATTTGGTAGACTTTAAAATGCTATATTTGCAAATGAATATCTTTTACGTTTTATATCATTGAAATACAAGTCGATACGATTTTTAACTTAGAAAGCTAATTTGTTATATTTTTTAAAGTTCCCGCTTGCTTAACCAAAAGAGGATTAGAGTTGTAAAAAAATTAAATAATGTTTTGATATTTAGAAATAAGTACTAATTTTGCATAGTAATCTATTAAGCCGATAGGGTAATAGATTTACTAGCTTAAAACAAGCCAGTAATATGGAGGAAGAATTAAAAATTAATAGTTATGATGTTAGATCTGATGCATCAATAAAAGAAAAGTTGTGGGTTGTAATTCCCGTGGTTCTGTTAGTAGGTTTGTTATCTACGTTGATATACAAGCATCATGCTGAATTTTCGATAGAGGGATTAGTTTCCGGATTTGACACAGACTTTTTAATATTTTTTGCTATTGGAGCTTTTGCTCAGTTGGTAGACGGGACATTAGGAATGGGTTATGGAGCAACGTCCACTTCATTTTTATTGGCTTACGGAGTTCCGCCGGTAATTAGCAGCACAGGAGTTCACGTTGCAGAAATGTTTACAACAGGCGCATCGGCGATTTCACATCATAAATTCGGAAATATTAATAAAAAGCTGGTAAAACATCTATTAATTCCGGGAGTTTTAGGTTCGATTACAGGGGCTTATTTATTGTCTGACGTTATTAGCGGAGATGTTATAAAGCCATTTATTGCGGTTTACATGATTGTCTTAGCTATTATTATAATTAGAAAAGCATTAGCCAAAACCATTGTTAAAAAGAAAACAAAAAAGCTAGGATATTTAGCGACTTTTGGAGGTTTTATGGATGCTGTTGGCGGTGGCGGATGGGGGCCAATTGTAACGTCTACATTATTAGGACGTGGCAGGAACCCCAGATATACAATAGGTTCTGTAAATGCAGCAGAATTTGCTATTTCATTTGCAAGCGGAATAACATTTATGCTTTTTGGAGGAATCCATGGTTGGCAGGTTATTATAGGATTAATTTTAGGAGGAGTAATCGCGGCACCGGTTGGGGCTTATTTGGTTAATAAAATCAAAAGAAAACCAATGATGGTTGCGGTTGGAATTTTAATTATATTATTGAGTTTAAAAACATTATCTAAATTATTGTAATAGGTTTTTTAGAAAGGGAAAGAAAGAGATTATGAGTGCGACGATTATACAATCATTATTAGATAAAACAAAAGATTTTTCGCTGGATGAAACACTTGTTTATTTAGCAAATGAATATCCGGGAAAAGTAATTTTCTCGACTTCTTTTGGTCAGGAAGATCAGGTAATTACAGATTTTATTGCAAAAAGCAATACTGATATTACCATTTTTACCTTAGATACCGGAAGATTATTTCAGGAGACTTATGATGTTTTTCACAAGACATTAAAAAAATACAAAAAACAAATAGAAGTTTATTTTCCGGAAGCGGCATCAGTAGAAAATCTATTGCAACAAAAAGGACCAAACAGCTTTTATGATTCGGTTGAAAATAGAAAAGAATGCTGTTTTATCCGTAAAGTAGTTCCGTTAAGAAAAGCTTTATCCGGAAACTCAGTTTGGATTACGGGTTTAAGAGCTGAACAATCTGAGAATAGAAACGATTTACAATTGTTTGAATACGATGGAGGTTTCGAAATCATCAAATTCAACCCTTTATTAAAATGGACTTTAGAAGAAGTTGAAACGTATTTATCAGAAAACAATGTTCCTCAAAATGCTTTACACAAGCAAGGCTTCGTAAGCATAGGATGTGCGCCCTGCACAAGAGCAATTTTCCCTGGCGAAGATATAAGAGCCGGAAGATGGTGGTGGGAATCAAGCCATAAAGAGTGTGGTTTGCATAGTGCTAAGAAAGAGTAAAGAGAATAGAGTAAAGAGAATAGAGTAAAGAGAATAGAGTAAAGAGAATAGAGTAAAGAATAAAGAGCAAAGAGTCAAGAATATAGATTTAAAGTTCCGGAGGAACGATTTATATTGTAGCGCCGGATTTTAATCCGGGGGGAATGAAGATTCGTATTGTAGCGTGGTTCTGAGGCTTTGGGATTATTAATCCGATGGCATTGTCAGATTGCGATTATTTAGAATAAAGCAACGGATTAAAATTCGTTGAAAAAGACAAAAACAAAAAACACAGAATAACGATAGTTTATAGGTTTTAGATTAAACTCACAACGATCTGAAACTAAACAAACTGTCAAGCATTAAACAAAATATCAAATGAGTTCAAGTTCAGTATTAAAAACAAACGCTTTAGAGAGTGAAGCGATATACATTTTCAGAGAAGTAATTTCACAATTTGACAAGCCTGTTTTACTTTTTTCTGGAGGAAAAGATTCTATAACATTAGTGCGTTTGGCACAAAAGGCATTTTTTCCGGCAAAGATTCCGTTTCCTCTTTTGCATGTTGATACGGGACACAATTTCCCTGAAACTATTGCTTTTAGAGACAAATTGGTAGAAGAATTAGGTTTAGAATTAATCGTTCGTAATGTTCAGGATGCTATTGATGAAGGAAAAGTGGTTGAAGAAACTGGGAAATATTCTAGTAGAAACAGCTTGCAGACCACAACACTTTTAGATGCTATCGAAGAATTTAAGTTTGATGCTTGTATTGGTGGTGCGCGTCGTGATGAAGAAAAAGCAAGAGCTAAGGAACGTATTTTTTCAGTTCGTGATGATTTTGGTCAATGGGATGAAAAAAATCAACGTCCGGAGTTATTTGATATTTTGAACGGAAAAATAGAAAATGGTCAAAACGTTCGTGTTTTTCCAATTTCAAACTGGACAGAATTAGATGTTTGGAGTTATATCGAAAAAGAACATATTGAAATTCCGTCAATCTATTTTTCACATAAAAGAAAAGTTTTTTTGAGAGACGGTTTAATCTGGTCGCATTCTCCTTATGTGTACCAGGAAGAAGACGAACAAATCGAAGAAAGAATTGTTCGTTTCAGAACCGTTGGAGATATGAGTTGTACCGCTGCTGTTGAATCTTATGCTGCAACAATTCAGGAAGTTGTTGGAGAAATCAGAGAATCAACTATTTCTGAAAGAGGCGCCAGAATCGACGATAAACGTTCTGAAGCTGCAATGGAAAAGAGAAAACAACAAGGATACTTTTAATTCAATTAAAAATTTAGAATTAAAAATTAAAAATCTCTACAGTAAATTCAAAAACAAAAAAACATACAGGTTTAAATTTTAGACAAAGTTTTTCAAAACTTGAAACTTGAAACAAAATTAAACTTGAAACAAAATATAGAAATGGAAGTTTTAAAAATAGCAACAGCAGGAAGTGTAGATGACGGAAAAAGTACTTTGATCGGGAGATTATTGTACGATACAAAATCGTTGACTACAGATAAGATTGAAGCAATCGAAAAAAGCAGTAAACAAAAAGGATACGATTATCTTGATTTTTCATTGGCAACTGACGGATTGGTGGCAGAAAGAGAACAAGGAATCACGATTGATGTTGCTCATATTTATTTTTCGACGGCAAAGAAAAGTTACATTATTGCCGATACTCCGGGTCACGTAGAATATACCAGAAATATGGTTACAGGAGCTTCGACTTCTCAGGTTTCTATTATTTTAATTGATGCCAGAAAAGGTGTAATTGAGCAAACGTACCGTCACTTTTTTATCAATAATTTATTGAGAGTAAAAGAGGTAATTGTAGCGATCAAT encodes:
- a CDS encoding sulfite exporter TauE/SafE family protein; the protein is MEEELKINSYDVRSDASIKEKLWVVIPVVLLVGLLSTLIYKHHAEFSIEGLVSGFDTDFLIFFAIGAFAQLVDGTLGMGYGATSTSFLLAYGVPPVISSTGVHVAEMFTTGASAISHHKFGNINKKLVKHLLIPGVLGSITGAYLLSDVISGDVIKPFIAVYMIVLAIIIIRKALAKTIVKKKTKKLGYLATFGGFMDAVGGGGWGPIVTSTLLGRGRNPRYTIGSVNAAEFAISFASGITFMLFGGIHGWQVIIGLILGGVIAAPVGAYLVNKIKRKPMMVAVGILIILLSLKTLSKLL
- the cysD gene encoding sulfate adenylyltransferase subunit CysD, with protein sequence MSSSSVLKTNALESEAIYIFREVISQFDKPVLLFSGGKDSITLVRLAQKAFFPAKIPFPLLHVDTGHNFPETIAFRDKLVEELGLELIVRNVQDAIDEGKVVEETGKYSSRNSLQTTTLLDAIEEFKFDACIGGARRDEEKARAKERIFSVRDDFGQWDEKNQRPELFDILNGKIENGQNVRVFPISNWTELDVWSYIEKEHIEIPSIYFSHKRKVFLRDGLIWSHSPYVYQEEDEQIEERIVRFRTVGDMSCTAAVESYAATIQEVVGEIRESTISERGARIDDKRSEAAMEKRKQQGYF
- a CDS encoding sulfite exporter TauE/SafE family protein, producing MDFQIGLVIAGLAVGFVVGLTGVGGGSLMTPILLYFGIPPTTAVGTDLLYAAFTKMGGVFVHHKKGNINWKITGWLTLGSVPAALLTLWILNSIKTDISTINAVIKYSLGWALLFTSIAILFKKKLLVYSQKHAGDKFHSESHTQNMLTIGIGVLLGATVTLTSIGAGALGTVTLFFLYPLLPTPRLVGTEIAHAVPLTLVAGIGHASMGNLDLALLGQLLLGSLPGIFMGSMLSGKVPDLFLRNAIAVMLFLAGYKLIF
- a CDS encoding phosphoadenylyl-sulfate reductase; translation: MSATIIQSLLDKTKDFSLDETLVYLANEYPGKVIFSTSFGQEDQVITDFIAKSNTDITIFTLDTGRLFQETYDVFHKTLKKYKKQIEVYFPEAASVENLLQQKGPNSFYDSVENRKECCFIRKVVPLRKALSGNSVWITGLRAEQSENRNDLQLFEYDGGFEIIKFNPLLKWTLEEVETYLSENNVPQNALHKQGFVSIGCAPCTRAIFPGEDIRAGRWWWESSHKECGLHSAKKE
- a CDS encoding RrF2 family transcriptional regulator — protein: MLSKKTKYGIKALTYLARRENNEPVQIAEIAKSEHISIKFLESILLLLRNSGFLGAKKGKGGGYYLIKDPKDISMAKVYRILEGPIALLPCASHNFYERCDDCDDETTCAARRLMMEVRDNTLKILESNSLADIAF